From the Eremothecium cymbalariae DBVPG#7215 chromosome 6, complete sequence genome, one window contains:
- the VID27 gene encoding Vid27p (similar to Ashbya gossypii ABL168C) — translation MNIIKKFMESGSKQDLVSIPAGQLFLIRSRQSPKSSSECLYNDATLAIRESGRYAYELVVRKFIEEELTSPFSGDNDDDDDELSVLSGQSKEDEWVFKLDATLHLHKQWNSSGDLTIAWRNTKGDKGEKFKFVVNSEISFGDIEQFLQYVYRCEYETKYQRPCNSASEQDLKQFDFSYLATDDATILFSDDDDVGDDDEVELREPEFLTSRFTNLSLKSSTRNSSDEEGADDLDDLESFVDALDEVSELVEEMPSPPTNGPHGIKRYVQYGDLFVYDPIVGEYAPQESGVKVAIIKLSEYEYRLYIEGKELMLETEFSVNMYPILDPNTGTFTFNYSYETVLLSYLIKFKTSALFNHFRVHWTIALWESLNRQPWSNLSEVQQQFVLNAAIQESENSPKFIQEDRYREDFYETLSENKPNTELDEDAYESETDSGRSVTASSFNDIDDYDEDKLEREYRESTSLSGNKSLTIGFRNDRSYVVRGNKIGVFKTNPDEDLEFVTSINNVSNLDGEILFPEKTMLYTEDRAMIIQDEKEKDKLYKMDLERGKIVDEWSANKQNIMNYAPVKKFDQLTNEQTFLGISTDSIFRMDPRISGKNKLVTADAKQYHTNNKFCSISSTESGLVAVGSEKGEIRLYNKINSRACTLIPALGQPIKHLCASADGKWLLATCQSNLLLIDTEIKTGNNAGILGYNKGFSRDNMPNMYVLRLEPATAMYMQQQSGQPINFTKATFNVSLNAKEHTISTSTGPFAMVWNLKDILSGKKTPYIVRKYDSNIMEEGFTFGSDKNIVVALKDDVSMAKKRSFRAPSKKLLVQSSSKKPKDNNTSHKK, via the coding sequence atgaatattatCAAGAAGTTCATGGAGTCAGGTTCCAAGCAGGATTTGGTTAGTATTCCTGCGGGCCAGCTTTTTTTAATCAGATCACGACAGTCTCCCAAGTCATCCAGTGAGTGTTTGTACAATGATGCCACTTTAGCGATAAGAGAGTCAGGGCGCTACGCGTATGAGTTAGTTGTGAGGaagtttattgaagaagagtTAACATCACCTTTTAGTGGcgataatgatgatgatgatgatgaactaAGTGTGCTATCTGGGCAGTCCAAGGAGGATGAATGGGTGTTTAAGTTAGATGCTACACTACATCTACACAAGCAATGGAACAGTTCAGGGGACTTGACCATTGCATGGAGGAATACCAAAGGTGATAAGGGTGAGAAGTTCAAGTTTGTAGTCAACTCAGAGATATCTTTTGGGGATATCGAACAATTTTTGCAGTATGTTTATCGCTGCGAATACGAAACTAAATACCAAAGACCATGTAATAGTGCCAGTGAGCAAGATTTGAAGCAATTTGATTTTTCCTATTTGGCTACTGATGATGCGACGATCTTATtcagtgatgatgatgacgttggtgacgatgatgaagtAGAACTGCGTGAGCCAGAATTTCTAACATCTAGATTTACTAATTTGTCTTTAAAATCATCCACCAGAAACAGCAGTGACGAAGAGGGTGCTGATGATTTAGATGATTTAGAAAGTTTTGTAGATGCGTTGGATGAAGTTTCAGAGCTGGTTGAAGAAATGCCCTCCCCTCCTACTAATGGCCCACATGGGATCAAGAGGTACGTACAATATGGTGATTTATTTGTTTATGACCCTATAGTGGGGGAATATGCGCCGCAGGAGTCTGGTGTCAAAGTTGCTATTATCAAATTGTCTGAATACGAGTACAGGTTGTATATAGAGGGCAAAGAACTAATGCTAGAAACTGAATTTTCCGTCAACATGTATCCAATATTGGACCCAAACACAGGAACATTTACTTTCAACTATAGTTATGAAACGGTTTTACTATCTTACcttattaaatttaaaacttCAGCTTTATTCAATCATTTTCGAGTACACTGGACAATCGCTCTATGGGAATCTTTAAACCGGCAACCATGGTCTAATCTTTCCGAAGTACAACAgcaatttgttttaaacGCAGCCATTCAGGAAAGCGAGAATAGTCCAAAGTTTATTCAGGAAGATAGATACAGAGAGGACTTTTATGAAACTTTGTCTGAAAATAAACCAAATACTGAACTCGATGAAGACGCATATGAATCTGAAACTGATAGCGGTAGAAGTGTTACTGCTTCCTCttttaatgatattgatgattatGACGAAGACAAATTGGAAAGGGAATATAGAGAATCGACTTCTCTATCAGGAAATAAATCATTAACTATTGGTTTTAGGAATGATCGTTCTTACGTTGTGAGAGGCAACAAGATTGGtgttttcaaaaccaaTCCTGATGAAGACTTGGAGTTTGTAACTTCAATAAACAATGTGTCAAATCTAGATGGAGAGATTCTATTTCCTGAAAAAACTATGCTATACACTGAAGATCGTGCTATGATTATTCAAGAtgaaaaagagaaagataaattatataaaatGGATTTGGAACGAGGGAAAATAGTAGATGAATGGTCTGCCAACAAACAGAATATAATGAACTATGCACCAGTAAAGAAATTTGATCAACTTACGAATGAGCAGACATTTTTGGGTATTTCAACAGATTCCATTTTCCGAATGGATCCAAGAATTAGTGGTAAGAATAAATTAGTTACTGCTGATGCCAAACAGTACCATACAAATAACAAATTCTGTTCTATAAGTTCAACTGAGTCGGGCCTTGTCGCTGTTGGCTCTGAAAAGGGGGAAATAAGACTATATAACAAGATAAATTCACGGGCATGCACTTTAATTCCAGCCCTAGGGCAGCCTATTAAACATTTGTGTGCATCTGCAGATGGTAAGTGGTTGTTGGCTACATGTCAGAGCAACTTACTACTAATCGATACAGAAATCAAGACGGGTAATAATGCTGGAATTTTGGGTTATAATAAGGGATTTTCTAGAGATAATATGCCTAACATGTATGTTTTAAGGTTGGAACCAGCAACTGCAATGTACATGCAACAGCAAAGTGGGCAGCCTATAAACTTTACAAAAGCCACGTTCAATGTAAGTCTAAATGCAAAGGAGCACACTATTTCAACTTCAACGGGACCGTTTGCAATGGTCTGGAACCTCAAGGATATATTGAGTGGGAAGAAAACCCCTTACATTGTAAGAAAATATGATTCTAACATCATGGAAGAAGGTTTTACTTTTGGTTCcgataaaaatattgtcGTCGCATTAAAGGATGATGTATCTATGGCCAAGAAACGATCTTTCAGGGCAccttcaaagaaattattgGTCCAaagttcatcaaaaaaaccaaaagataataatacatCACACAAGAAGTAG
- the MRX7 gene encoding Mrx7p (similar to Ashbya gossypii ABL169W), whose product MRHIPSGLEQWLYIKLLRSAKFHSFVRSIYCKVNRIQVNNPNAVSQSNFIFQPTATHKFNAFCLLFWDELKNSIGLKRTFNDHFRH is encoded by the coding sequence ATGAGGCATATACCAAGTGGTTTAGAGCAGtggttatatattaaacTACTAAGAAGTGCTAAATTCCATTCCTTCGTGAGATCGATATACTGTAAAGTGAATCGGATACAGGTGAATAACCCAAATGCGGTCTCACAATCTAATTTTATATTCCAACCTACGGCTACACACAAATTTAATGCATTCTGTCTTTTATTTTGGGATGAACTCAAAAATAGCATTGGGCTGAAGCGTACATTTAATGACCATTTCAGGCATTAA
- the OST4 gene encoding olichyl-diphosphooligosaccharide--protein glycotransferase OST4 (similar to Ashbya gossypii ABL170C) — protein MITDNQLNTLAISFGLVMFTFIVFYYIIDFAVKKKEDIKRE, from the coding sequence ATGATTACAGATAACCAACTGAATACCTTGGCTATTTCTTTTGGCTTAGTTATGTTCACTTTTATAGTGTTCTATTACATAATAGACTTCGCTGttaaaaagaaggaagaCATAAAAAGAGAGTGA
- the BRE4 gene encoding Bre4p (similar to Ashbya gossypii ABL171W): MKVSKGSYTQKSFLSLKELGGSVSSTLAGSAANETTGLAQQQLSKTSLSQMKLESLAKGKGWEPLETYDLEELRDGFFDATYTASERVIDSEADSVINAKSSHSSSWTGAFFTEWSDVRQHYRSIFKFIVAYFLAVCVCVISPTRVWLGAQYCYFMPIAVLIHHPVRNLGVQLEITLQSVLGGALGLGVAAFWWYLFRASDIAAHHQGGLSFFSLAVAVYFSSWLGALFIRLSYLTLSFSIAVTFISTSRIVVSKDNLQWKEYWNFGIPYLCGILLSLVVCFIIDPHGGHSEIMQNFSSTLDDVKQLLIAFVDKQHCNDLATLQKAQQDVIKSIDMKLSEGYREFANQIKFTRFSDKSVKHLRNRLTLAISPLRAIPLDHRLFTTVQLQNFYKKVGDNVGSDVTGGNRTSMANSSAITPCLRTSQRGNVQFSTTDLCIGILTSTFSKSIFNLILELIINLDALQEAFKVFSKYRIQVEEVQKIQQHLEKVMLKLKHKIYKLDIKYKDFTKTNIFSKDFMNDTHTVDIFIFMRYLRQCAKQILSVTQIVVGLGDDLHWRLLLPTYPLHRGLIRLPRECALDQGAASVLTYFETKRDVDDALEMIYNTYTSKHKQINDQTQSPNVKRITRAIDHTDFSFHTTRNLFRYRLWLFTTVLFGSESKWAIKVSFIMVLLCLPAWLPKSHSWYGDYECWWAPLIFYILSNRRNFGTLTALRRRLWFGIVGIFFSWCANQAKHFGNPYAIVAISVLFSMPFSVNYFAHQGRKSSLLALVCFTALTLQSYGKVENLSSSQIWNDTWITGLSFLIGTFCSIPVNWVVWSFMARSELRLSISSLLAHLSQSYQIIADRYLYRDNNDDPTETTIALAHIREIRLSQSILAIKDLLKRARMEPIYIANFKPHIYEELIDHCQVVLEKVIEARRAGQHFQIWDQDSDTQTSRALLSLRRDSVASVIFIFYILSNCFRSKNKVPRYLPNPIYTRKKLFDILSKLEDMSPSADREQFKFSSFTNEKMSDSSKNINTDLDSEKTDWTDIYNISFTRTFTDISVELERIVLLAKEILGEEPYYG, encoded by the coding sequence ATGAAGGTATCCAAGGGCTCATACACACAGAAATCGTTCTTATCTTTAAAGGAATTAGGTGGGTCAGTCTCATCAACCTTAGCTGGTTCTGCGGCCAATGAAACTACTGGTTTGGCACAACAACAGCTGTCTAAGACATCCTTGTCACAGATGAAGCTTGAAAGTTTGGCTAAAGGAAAGGGATGGGAACCTTTAGAGACCTACGATTTAGAAGAGCTGAGAGATGGCTTCTTTGATGCTACATATACTGCAAGTGAGAGGGTCATTGATTCGGAGGCTGATAGTGTTATAAATGCGAAATCTTCTCATAGTTCTTCGTGGACAGGTGCTTTTTTCACGGAATGGAGTGATGTTCGACAACACTATCGTTCTATTTTCAAGTTTATTGTTGCATATTTTCTAGCAGTTTGTGTTTGTGTTATTAGTCCAACAAGGGTTTGGCTTGGTGCACAGTACTGCTACTTTATGCCTATTGCAGttttaattcatcatcCTGTTAGAAACTTGGGTGTTCAGCTAGAAATAACATTACAGTCCGTTCTAGGTGGTGCTTTAGGTCTTGGTGTCGCCGCTTTTTGGTGGTATTTGTTTAGAGCCAGTGATATTGCAGCTCATCACCAGGGAGGTCTTTCGTTTTTTAGCTTGGCTGTGGCGGTTTATTTCAGTTCCTGGCTTGGGGCTCTTTTTATTAGACTGAGTTATCTGACACTTTCTTTTAGTATTGCGGTGACATTCATATCAACGTCTAGAATTGTGGTCTCAAAGGATAATTTGCAGTGGAAAGAATATTGGAATTTTGGTATACCCTATCTGTGCGGTATCTTGCTATCTCTAGTTGTCTGTTTCATAATTGACCCGCATGGCGGGCACTCAGAGATTATGCAGAACTTTTCGTCTACGCTCGATGATGTTAAGCAACTGCTAATAGCATTTGTTGATAAACAGCACTGCAATGACCTTGCAACTCTACAAAAAGCCCAACAAGATGTTATAAAGTCAATAGATATGAAGTTATCCGAAGGTTACAGGGAGTTCGCTAATCAAATAAAGTTCACAAGATTTAGTGATAAGTCAGTAAAACATTTACGTAACCGATTGACTTTGGCTATTTCTCCATTACGTGCTATTCCATTGGACCATCGCCTGTTCACCACTGTGCAGTTGCAGAATTTCTACAAGAAAGTTGGTGATAACGTTGGCTCAGATGTTACCGGAGGTAATCGGACTTCTATGGCTAATTCGTCGGCAATAACACCTTGCCTAAGAACTTCTCAACGGGGTAACGTCCAATTTAGCACCACAGATTTGTGCATTGGCATCTTGACCTCTACCTTCTCTAAGAGTATCTTTAACTTAATACTTGAGCTAATTATCAATTTAGATGCTCTACAAGAAGCGTTCAaagttttttcaaaatataggATTCAGGTAGAAGAGGTGCAAAAGATCCAACAACATTTAGAAAAGGTAATGCTCAAGTTGAAACACAAGATTTACAAATTGGATATTAAATATAAAGATTTTACTAAAACTAACATTTTTTCCAAAGATTTTATGAATGACACTCACACAGTTGAcattttcatatttatGCGATACCTTAGACAATGTGCTAAACAAATCCTATCTGTCACACAGATAGTTGTGGGATTGGGAGACGATCTCCATTGGAGGTTATTGTTGCCAACCTATCCACTACATAGGGGTTTGATTAGATTGCCCAGAGAATGTGCATTAGATCAGGGTGCAGCTTCAGTTTTGACATATTTTGAGACAAAAAGAGATGTTGACGATGCACTTGAAATGATTTATAATACTTATACCTCCAAACATAAACAAATCAATGATCAAACACAGTCTCCTAACGTAAAAAGAATTACGAGAGCAATTGATCATACAGACTTTAGTTTCCACACGACTCGAAATTTGTTTAGATATCGTTTGTGGTTATTCACAACGGTTCTTTTTGGTTCTGAGAGTAAATGGGCAATTAAGGTTTCTTTTATTATGGTTTTGCTATGTTTACCTGCATGGTTGCCAAAATCTCATTCTTGGTATGGAGACTATGAGTGCTGGTGGGCTCCATTAATTTTTTACATATTAAGCAATAGGAGGAACTTTGGCACACTAACCGCTTTGCGTAGAAGATTATGGTTTGGAATTGTCGgtatcttcttttcttggtGTGCCAACCAAGCAAAACATTTTGGTAACCCTTATGCTATAGTCGCAATCTCGGTATTGTTCAGCATGCCATTTTCTGTCAACTATTTTGCCCATCAAGGGAGAAAATCTAGTTTGCTAGCTTTAGTGTGCTTTACTGCCCTAACTTTGCAATCATACGGCAAGGTGGAgaatctttcttcttcgcAAATTTGGAACGATACATGGATTACAGGCTTATCGTTTTTGATTGGTACCTTCTGTTCTATTCCAGTTAATTGGGTTGTTTGGTCTTTCATGGCACGTTCTGAATTACGGttatcaatttcatcattGTTGGCTCATTTGAGTCAATCATATCAAATCATTGCCGATAGATATTTATACCGTGATAATAACGATGATCCAACTGAAACTACAATTGCTTTAGCGCATATCAGGGAAATTAGACTGTCTCAGAGTATACTTGCAATTAAGGATTTATTAAAGCGAGCTAGAATGGAACCCATTTACATCGCTAACTTCAAACCTCATATATATGAAGAGTTAATTGACCACTGCCAGGTCGTATTAGAAAAAGTTATTGAAGCAAGACGGGCAGGGCAGCATTTTCAGATCTGGGACCAGGATTCTGATACTCAAACTTCAAGAGCCCTGTTGTCTCTACGTAGAGACAGTGTGGCTTCTGTcatattcattttttatatCTTATCGAATTGTTTCCGGTCTAAAAACAAAGTTCCTAGGTATCTTCCAAACCCCATCTACacaagaaagaaattgttTGATATCCTATCAAAGTTGGAGGACATGTCACCTTCTGCAGATAGAGAACAGTTTAAATTTAGTTCTTTCACAAATGAAAAGATGTCAGACTCTTCCAAGAACATAAACACCGATTTGGACTCTGAGAAAACAGATTGGactgatatatataatatctcTTTTACAAGAACATTTACTGATATAAGTGTCGAGCTAGAAAGAATCGTCTTGCTGGCTAAAGAGATTCTTGGTGAAGAACCATATTACGGCTAA